One window of Deltaproteobacteria bacterium genomic DNA carries:
- a CDS encoding DUF2914 domain-containing protein, which produces MKTFVVPVTLIMIFSICLLPIDTVAAQSPSQLEVAVAAICRDVVNLEPVDSGTSFPVSTGKLYCFTKITGAQEPTQVTHVWYFDGTERARVVLEVRSSTWRTYSSKIIQPHELGAWKVEVLDANGTLLQTLQFEVTP; this is translated from the coding sequence ATGAAGACATTTGTCGTTCCAGTTACGCTCATCATGATCTTCAGCATCTGTTTGCTGCCGATAGACACTGTTGCTGCTCAGAGCCCGTCCCAGTTGGAGGTGGCAGTGGCAGCCATCTGCAGGGATGTGGTCAATCTGGAACCTGTTGATTCCGGCACCAGCTTCCCTGTGTCCACCGGGAAGCTATACTGCTTCACCAAGATTACTGGTGCACAGGAACCCACCCAGGTAACCCATGTGTGGTATTTTGACGGCACAGAAAGAGCGAGGGTGGTTCTAGAGGTAAGATCATCGACTTGGCGGACCTACAGCTCAAAGATTATTCAGCCCCATGAACTGGGAGCCTGGAAAGTCGAGGTACTGGACGCCAACGGTACCTTGTTGCAGACTCTGCAATTCGAAGTAACGCCGTAA